The following coding sequences lie in one Arachis stenosperma cultivar V10309 chromosome 5, arast.V10309.gnm1.PFL2, whole genome shotgun sequence genomic window:
- the LOC130981372 gene encoding serine/threonine-protein phosphatase 7 long form homolog, whose protein sequence is MPRRRRTKDVNRPELHIVNYLDQPNYASRMLICDHYMPPDPYNPIVEGHLRETGFYYVSQIGVVQCQSALVNALIERWWPETHTFHFLIGECSVTLEDVAVIFGLPTNGLPITGPTMSSYEALEVECLHHFGVAPRKTECRGSFVKLTWFRRLKEHIVLDNNIQVQRYVKCHIMLLFGTIMFGDKSAAGVHWKFLPLLRNFGGIREFSWGSACLAHLYRALCRATRVNCKEIDGPLTLLLTWAWIRLPFLSPIPGNPRVFSLANRWRNWDRDERTYRYHSLAHYRRVLDDLQEGQFVWEAYAVERIEAGLIPADILHHSVIWSATVPLISFECIEWHASDRLRRQFGLSQGVPQQERNLGHAHGEVLTGPKQETVWFASRSFR, encoded by the exons ATGCCAAGGAGACGAAGAACAAAAGATGTGAATCGTCCAGAGTTACACATTGTTAATTATCTTGATCAACCTAATTAT GCTTCACGAATGTTAATATGCGATCATTATATGCCACCGGATCCATATAATCCAATTGTGGAGGGGCATTTGCGGGAGACTGGATTTTATTACGTTTCGCAGATTGGAGTTGTCCAATGTCAATCGGCATTGGTTAATGCTCTGATCGAGAGATGGTGGCCCGAGACGCATACTTTTCATTTTCTAATTGGCGAGTGTTCCGTGACGTTGGAGGATGTGGCGGTAATTTTTGGGCTTCCGACAAATGGTCTTCCAATTACAGGACCGACTATGAGTAGTTATGAGGCTTTAGAGGTCGAATGCCTCCATCATTTTGGTGTTGCACCCAGGAAGACAGAATGTAGAGGAAGTTTTGTAAAGTTGACTTGGTTTCGGAGACTAAAAGAACATATAGTCTTAGATAATAATATTCAGGTTCAGAGGTATGTAAAGTGTCACATAATGTTATTATTTGGGACCATTATGTTTGGGGACAAGTCTGCGGCAGGAGTGCACTGGAAATTTCTGCCGTTGCTCCGTAACTTCGGCGGGATTAGAGAATTTAGTTGGGGTTCGGCATGTTTGGCGCACTTGTATAGAGCATTGTGTAGGGCTACTCGTGTCAACTGCAAGGAGATTGATGGACCGCTGACCCTTCTGCTTACCTGGGCTTGGATTCGTTTACCATTTCTCTCGCCTATACCAGGCAATCCTCGAGTCTTTTCGCTTGCTAATAG ATGGCGTAATTGGGACCGTGATGAACGGACTTATAGATATCATTCTCTGGCGCACTATAGGAGGGTATTGGACGATCTGCAGGAAGGACAA TTTGTTTGGGAGGCTTATGCAGTTGAGCGCATTGAGGCGGGTCTGATTCCGGCTGACATCCTCCACCACTCGGTTATTTGGAGTGCAACCGTGCCGCTGATCTCTTTTGAATGCATTGAGTGGCATGCGTCTGATAGGTTGAGGAGACAGTTTGGTTTGAGTCAGGGTGTGCCTCAGCAAGAGCGGAACCTAGGTCATGCACATGGCGAGGTGTTGACTGGACCTAAGCAAGAGACAGTTTGGTTTGCGTCTCGTTCTTTTAG ATAG